One genomic region from Solwaraspora sp. WMMD792 encodes:
- a CDS encoding aldose 1-epimerase family protein, translating to MDNVDARPGPPSGAQWTIAADGHEAVVVEVGGGLRAYRAGGVDYVDGYAEDELCVGGAGQILAPWPNRIRDGRYTFAEVTRQLHLSEPDRHTALHGLVCWLPWQLITKTADEVVVGCTLFPHPGYPWSLVLRTRWVVGADGLRVTHQVTNASAEPAPFGLGVHPYLRLPDTVVDDLTLHLPARSRLLVDGRLLPIGAAKVAGGEYDFTKPRRIGPVVLDTAFGDLERDPSGGSAVRLSNQDGSEGVTLWADAAFGWWQLFSGDTLAEPRYRRSVAVEPMTCPPDAFRSGRDLIVLAPAETWQASWGIRPGQEPAGPGPEGR from the coding sequence ATGGACAACGTCGATGCACGTCCGGGCCCGCCGTCCGGAGCGCAGTGGACGATCGCGGCGGACGGGCACGAGGCCGTCGTGGTCGAGGTGGGTGGCGGGCTGCGGGCGTACCGCGCCGGTGGGGTCGACTACGTCGACGGGTACGCCGAGGACGAGCTCTGTGTCGGCGGTGCCGGCCAGATCCTGGCTCCGTGGCCGAACCGGATCCGCGACGGCCGCTACACCTTCGCCGAGGTCACCCGGCAGCTGCACCTGTCCGAGCCGGACCGGCACACCGCGCTGCACGGGCTGGTCTGCTGGTTGCCCTGGCAACTGATCACCAAGACAGCCGACGAAGTGGTGGTCGGCTGCACCCTCTTCCCGCACCCCGGCTACCCGTGGTCGCTGGTGCTGCGTACCCGCTGGGTGGTCGGCGCCGACGGACTGCGGGTGACCCATCAGGTGACCAACGCCAGCGCCGAGCCGGCACCGTTCGGGCTCGGGGTCCATCCGTACCTGCGGCTGCCGGACACCGTCGTCGACGACCTGACCCTGCACCTGCCGGCCCGCAGCCGGCTGCTGGTGGACGGCCGGCTGCTGCCGATCGGTGCGGCGAAGGTGGCCGGTGGCGAGTACGACTTCACCAAGCCGCGGCGGATCGGTCCGGTGGTGCTGGACACCGCGTTCGGCGATCTTGAGCGGGATCCGTCGGGCGGCTCCGCGGTCCGGTTGTCCAACCAGGATGGATCGGAAGGCGTGACGCTCTGGGCCGACGCCGCCTTCGGCTGGTGGCAGCTGTTCAGCGGGGACACCCTCGCGGAGCCGCGCTACCGGCGGTCGGTGGCGGTCGAGCCGATGACCTGCCCGCCGGACGCGTTCCGGTCCGGGCGGGATCTGATCGTCCTGGCGCCGGCCGAGACCTGGCAGGCGAGCTGGGGCATCCGGCCGGGGCAGGAGCCGGCGGGACCGGGGCCGGAGGGCCGGTGA
- a CDS encoding nitroreductase family protein has product MEFRDAVRRRRMVRNYDPDRPVPPEIVDRLLEHAIHAPSAGFSQGWAFLVLDRPDDRAAFWAATTPVAADPDTERRSRWLAGMTQAPLIIVPHANRSAYLDRYAQPDKGWTDRDEARWPVPYWHIDTGFAALLMLLTAVDEGLGACFFGIPPERTPNFREAFGVPDEFVPIGAITVGYRAPDTRSPSLRRGRRPVDEVVHRGRWNG; this is encoded by the coding sequence ATGGAGTTCCGCGACGCGGTACGTCGGCGGCGGATGGTCCGCAACTACGATCCGGACCGCCCGGTACCGCCCGAGATCGTCGACCGGTTGCTGGAGCACGCCATCCACGCGCCGTCGGCCGGGTTCTCCCAGGGCTGGGCATTCCTGGTGCTGGACCGGCCGGACGACCGGGCGGCGTTCTGGGCGGCGACCACCCCGGTGGCGGCGGACCCGGACACCGAGCGGCGCAGCCGCTGGCTGGCCGGCATGACCCAGGCACCACTGATCATCGTCCCGCACGCCAACCGGTCGGCGTACCTGGACCGGTACGCCCAGCCGGACAAGGGTTGGACCGACCGCGACGAGGCGCGCTGGCCGGTGCCGTACTGGCACATCGACACCGGGTTCGCGGCGCTGCTGATGCTGCTGACCGCCGTGGACGAAGGGCTGGGAGCCTGCTTCTTCGGCATCCCGCCGGAGCGCACGCCGAATTTCCGGGAGGCGTTCGGCGTGCCGGACGAGTTCGTCCCGATCGGTGCGATCACCGTCGGCTACCGGGCACCTGACACGCGTTCCCCGTCGCTGCGTCGCGGTCGCCGTCCGGTCGACGAGGTGGTTCATCGTGGCCGGTGGAACGGTTGA
- a CDS encoding type II toxin-antitoxin system VapB family antitoxin: protein MIFKAVRDGRPYPEHGLTLKQWAEIPPRPLRLDQLITTKRELALDKLLAEDSTFYGDLFPHVVQWNGGLYLEDGLHRALRAALQQRNQIHARVYLLIQQRAAG, encoded by the coding sequence GTGATCTTCAAAGCGGTGCGGGACGGTCGTCCTTACCCTGAGCACGGTCTGACCCTGAAGCAGTGGGCGGAGATTCCGCCCCGCCCGCTGCGGCTCGATCAGCTGATCACCACCAAGCGGGAGCTGGCGCTGGACAAGCTGCTCGCCGAGGACTCGACGTTCTACGGCGACCTCTTCCCGCACGTGGTCCAGTGGAACGGCGGTCTCTACCTGGAGGACGGCCTGCACCGTGCCCTGCGGGCCGCGCTCCAGCAGCGCAACCAGATCCACGCCCGGGTGTACCTGCTCATCCAGCAGCGGGCCGCCGGCTGA
- a CDS encoding DUF4230 domain-containing protein yields the protein MVLLSTQAVGLLPNWRNPFAQQETDRTQPPVLQSIQDLSRFVAAEGNYQVVVDLEQDRRYVPDFLLNERTLFVGVGTVEAYVDFGQIGEEAISTSEDGLSAQIELPAPQLTDADLDLDNSYVFAEERGLLNRLGEVFGGDPNRRQQVYQLAEDRITAAARESGIAGRAEENTRKMLTGLLRSLGYEEISVTFVTP from the coding sequence GTGGTGCTGCTGTCGACCCAGGCCGTCGGGTTGCTACCGAACTGGCGCAACCCCTTCGCCCAACAGGAGACCGATCGCACTCAGCCGCCGGTGCTGCAGTCGATCCAGGATCTCAGCCGGTTCGTCGCGGCGGAGGGCAACTACCAGGTCGTCGTCGACCTTGAGCAGGACCGACGGTACGTGCCGGATTTCCTGCTCAACGAACGAACCCTGTTCGTCGGGGTCGGAACGGTCGAGGCATACGTCGATTTCGGGCAAATCGGCGAGGAAGCCATATCTACCTCTGAGGATGGTCTTTCTGCGCAAATCGAGTTGCCGGCCCCGCAGTTGACCGACGCGGATCTCGATCTCGACAACAGTTATGTCTTCGCCGAGGAGCGCGGCCTGCTCAACCGTCTCGGTGAGGTGTTCGGCGGTGACCCGAACCGGCGGCAGCAGGTCTACCAGTTGGCCGAGGACCGGATCACGGCTGCCGCCCGGGAGAGCGGGATCGCCGGGCGGGCCGAGGAGAACACCCGCAAGATGCTGACGGGGCTGCTGCGCTCTCTGGGATACGAGGAAATCTCAGTCACCTTTGTGACGCCGTAG
- a CDS encoding glycosyltransferase family 2 protein, whose protein sequence is MARSVRNDEVEVTVLLPCLNEAETLEVCIRKARRSLDELGVRGEVLVSDNGSTDGSQEIAVRAGARVSHAPMRGYGGALINGVEQARGRYVIMADADDSYDLSDLGPFIHELRRGRDVVMGNRFRGGIADGAMPFLHRHLGNPVLSWLGRRLFNLNVGDFHCGIRGFNRDRVRQLQLCMPGMEFASELVVRAALNGYDITEVPTTLRPDGRSRPPHLRTWRDGWRHLRFLLVFAPRKMLIWPGAVLFTVGLIGTVTLAVGPLVVGGIGFDVSTLVYTCLAMLAGAQLLLFGAFALIYGRYEGITDLRQSDRWSRYVRLETCTAGGIVLILLGLAGTILAVATWGATGFGAQDASDTMRVVLPSSTAIGLGATLIFAGLFSSLLSLRRVSVAVADQQISEPGPLVVSTH, encoded by the coding sequence GTGGCGCGTTCGGTGCGCAACGACGAGGTCGAGGTCACTGTCCTTCTGCCGTGTCTGAACGAGGCGGAGACGCTGGAGGTGTGCATCCGCAAGGCCCGCCGGTCCCTCGACGAGCTCGGGGTCCGGGGCGAGGTCCTGGTCAGCGACAACGGCTCCACCGACGGCTCACAGGAAATCGCCGTACGCGCCGGTGCCCGGGTGTCGCACGCCCCGATGCGCGGCTACGGCGGAGCACTGATCAACGGCGTCGAGCAGGCCCGCGGTCGGTACGTCATCATGGCCGACGCCGACGACTCGTACGACCTTTCCGACCTCGGACCTTTCATTCATGAATTGCGGCGCGGTCGGGACGTGGTGATGGGAAACCGGTTCCGTGGCGGTATAGCCGACGGCGCGATGCCGTTTCTGCACCGTCATCTCGGCAACCCGGTGCTCTCCTGGCTGGGCCGTCGGCTGTTCAACCTGAACGTGGGCGATTTTCACTGCGGGATCCGTGGGTTCAACCGGGACCGGGTCCGGCAGTTGCAGCTGTGCATGCCGGGCATGGAATTCGCCTCCGAACTGGTCGTCCGGGCCGCGCTCAACGGCTACGACATCACCGAGGTGCCGACCACCCTGCGCCCCGACGGCCGGAGTCGGCCGCCCCACCTGCGGACCTGGCGGGACGGCTGGCGTCACCTGCGGTTCCTGCTGGTATTCGCCCCCCGGAAGATGCTGATCTGGCCCGGTGCGGTGCTCTTCACGGTCGGCCTGATCGGCACCGTCACGTTGGCCGTCGGCCCGTTGGTCGTCGGCGGGATCGGGTTCGACGTCAGCACCCTCGTCTACACCTGTCTCGCCATGCTCGCCGGCGCACAGCTGCTGCTCTTCGGAGCGTTCGCGCTGATCTACGGCAGATACGAGGGCATCACCGACCTGCGACAGTCCGACCGGTGGAGCCGGTACGTCAGACTGGAGACCTGCACGGCCGGCGGGATCGTGTTGATCCTGCTGGGTCTGGCCGGCACCATCCTGGCGGTCGCCACCTGGGGTGCGACCGGCTTCGGCGCCCAGGACGCGAGTGACACCATGCGGGTAGTGCTGCCCTCCTCGACCGCGATCGGCCTCGGCGCGACACTGATCTTCGCCGGGCTCTTCTCCAGCCTGCTCAGCCTGCGGCGGGTCTCCGTCGCCGTGGCCGATCAGCAGATCTCGGAGCCCGGCCCGCTGGTCGTCAGCACCCACTGA
- a CDS encoding arabinofuranosyltransferase gives MTVETSPAGAGEPSGREVGSPGREVGSPGREVGSQGRTASGRIPEQDNPDGSRRPESGPEPGRPRVSRLPALAGRPGLLAVLTWLVATPVAVVLPSVVRADPFTVAGRALPVASGLLLVCLGGLAAAAVRRWQPTAMPALAGVSAGLASAWLALILRAALYGTPFGFGGLSGDMLRMTATATRYTVTVASADTTVPGLPSEYPPLYAWLVGRAAVLLDQPAWRLLGDAEVLFVSASVLVGFLLWRRQVGPWTALAISCVGVLAWSDPRKAYEVLALMIFIPWVLETFTRPPRSRLHWLACGLLGGLLVVLYQAWLVYAALGLVVIIGTAWRAEPDRWAYLRRLLLVAAVAAVSSAWYVLPYLWALTTGGGGQLVSDLFVSPYYLDGLLPFLERGDLPLRGLQLAGLVGSVWLIRSTWWARPLLLIAAGAFAYRLLSMVRFVLTGHTAFAHYTARLYGVVLAVAGVLTLVHAVPLLLRRLRISPPVGLAGVPLAVLLAWAVPVYSTTWMPGTSGSGSGYAAAAHAEPVPGGGYPRYAPDTGRADWFPVEPVRRAVEQVTGPDPDRVTLSVDERLFSYLPWPGYLSNDRTAAGTLSRWDERRAELRDLADQEDPAAFAAESAATAFGPIDVFVLTRDGDELIWRDLRFHRDQFDPRYWVVRDDLPGQVVVSVRR, from the coding sequence ATGACTGTCGAGACATCCCCGGCCGGCGCTGGCGAGCCGTCCGGCCGGGAGGTCGGTTCGCCCGGCCGGGAGGTCGGTTCGCCTGGCCGGGAGGTCGGTTCGCAGGGCCGGACGGCATCGGGCCGGATCCCGGAGCAGGACAATCCGGACGGATCTCGTAGGCCGGAGTCAGGGCCAGAGCCGGGTCGGCCCCGGGTCAGCCGGTTGCCGGCACTGGCCGGCCGGCCGGGGCTGCTCGCCGTACTGACCTGGCTGGTGGCCACACCGGTGGCGGTCGTGCTGCCGTCGGTGGTGCGCGCCGACCCCTTCACGGTGGCGGGTCGGGCGCTGCCGGTCGCCAGTGGCCTGCTGCTGGTCTGCCTCGGCGGACTGGCCGCTGCCGCCGTTCGGCGATGGCAGCCCACCGCGATGCCGGCACTGGCCGGAGTCAGCGCCGGCCTGGCCTCGGCCTGGCTGGCGCTGATCCTGCGGGCCGCGCTGTACGGCACCCCGTTCGGCTTCGGTGGCCTGTCCGGGGACATGCTGCGGATGACCGCCACCGCCACCCGGTACACGGTCACCGTGGCCAGCGCGGACACCACGGTGCCCGGGCTGCCGTCGGAGTACCCGCCGCTGTACGCCTGGCTGGTCGGCCGGGCGGCGGTGCTGCTCGACCAGCCCGCCTGGCGGTTGCTCGGCGACGCCGAGGTGCTGTTCGTCTCGGCGTCGGTGCTGGTCGGTTTCCTGCTGTGGCGCCGCCAGGTGGGTCCCTGGACGGCGCTGGCGATCTCCTGCGTGGGGGTGCTGGCCTGGTCCGACCCGCGGAAGGCGTACGAGGTCCTCGCCTTGATGATTTTCATCCCGTGGGTCCTGGAGACCTTCACCCGTCCGCCTCGCAGCCGGCTGCACTGGCTGGCCTGCGGGCTGCTCGGCGGTCTGCTGGTGGTGCTCTACCAGGCCTGGCTGGTCTACGCGGCGCTCGGCCTCGTGGTGATCATCGGGACGGCCTGGCGCGCCGAGCCGGACCGGTGGGCGTACCTGCGGCGGCTGCTGCTGGTCGCGGCGGTCGCCGCCGTCTCGTCGGCGTGGTACGTGCTGCCGTACCTGTGGGCGTTGACCACCGGCGGCGGCGGACAGCTGGTTTCCGACCTGTTCGTGTCGCCGTACTACCTCGACGGTCTGCTGCCGTTCCTGGAGCGGGGTGACCTGCCGCTGCGTGGCCTGCAGCTGGCCGGCCTGGTGGGCTCGGTGTGGCTGATCCGGTCGACCTGGTGGGCCCGGCCGCTGCTGCTGATCGCCGCCGGTGCGTTCGCCTACCGACTGCTGTCGATGGTGCGGTTCGTGCTGACCGGGCACACCGCCTTCGCGCACTACACGGCCCGGCTGTACGGCGTCGTGCTGGCCGTCGCCGGGGTGCTGACCCTGGTGCACGCGGTGCCGCTGCTGCTGCGCCGGCTGCGGATCAGCCCGCCGGTCGGACTGGCCGGCGTGCCGCTGGCGGTGCTGCTGGCCTGGGCGGTGCCGGTCTACTCCACGACTTGGATGCCGGGCACCAGCGGCTCCGGTTCGGGGTACGCGGCGGCCGCGCACGCCGAGCCGGTGCCCGGCGGCGGCTACCCCCGGTACGCGCCCGACACCGGCCGCGCTGACTGGTTCCCGGTCGAGCCGGTACGTCGAGCGGTCGAGCAGGTCACCGGGCCGGACCCGGACCGGGTCACCCTCAGCGTCGACGAACGGCTCTTCTCGTACCTGCCGTGGCCCGGTTACCTGAGCAACGACCGGACCGCGGCGGGCACCCTGTCCCGGTGGGACGAACGCCGGGCCGAGCTGCGCGATCTGGCCGACCAGGAGGACCCGGCGGCGTTCGCCGCCGAGTCTGCGGCGACCGCGTTCGGGCCGATCGACGTCTTCGTCCTGACCCGGGACGGCGACGAGCTGATCTGGCGGGACCTGCGGTTCCATCGCGACCAGTTCGACCCGCGGTACTGGGTGGTCCGCGACGACTTGCCGGGACAGGTCGTGGTCTCGGTCCGTCGGTGA
- a CDS encoding PspC domain-containing protein: protein MSRKLVRPRNGRMIAGVCAGLGQRFGISAGMVRLIFLLSLLLPGTQVIIYLALWIVMPNEDRNLATSY, encoded by the coding sequence ATGAGCCGCAAACTGGTACGTCCCCGCAACGGAAGGATGATTGCCGGCGTCTGCGCCGGGCTCGGCCAACGGTTCGGCATCTCAGCGGGAATGGTGCGGTTGATCTTCCTGCTCTCCCTGCTGCTGCCCGGCACCCAGGTGATCATTTACCTGGCGCTGTGGATCGTGATGCCAAACGAGGACCGTAACCTCGCCACGTCGTACTGA
- a CDS encoding DUF5941 domain-containing protein, with product MSLDDHLREQLAAVGAAEVRTAEPAGVADLVERAGGPVLLCATDVVAHTEVIRVLSVAPAETTRALLLPAADGSGGGQAAAVSALRGRIIEVTTGPATTGPAGAGRLPLFGGVLRVGVGDLPAFATAARAAATRRLPPGTHPLDAILAEFVADGAVVGAYPLRHLVARRVADPVGLSDAEARIRAVDPNRARLRLVVKEQDDLFATYFVSSWSPMVAKLAARIGLSPTGVTAISVAFAAAAALLFAVGDRPLLLLGAVLLYLGFVLDCVDGQLARYTGRFSAFGGWLDTIADRGKEYLVYAGLGVGVHQAGLAGGWAADGWVLATAAIVLQTVRHMTDAWYGALHDEAAHRTPSRPAIGASAGGVGGRLSQASDRVLAGPRSPIYWAKRTIVFPIGERWALIAVTVVLFGPLVSLRAVLVWGLLAAIWTAGLRTLRARSMRVPVLAAVDTATYRDDGFLAGRIAGLLTGRSPAGQLPLAVTAAGAAATLLALTATGVLSGAGAVLVGAAALLAAGSASAARPATGALDWLVPAALRAAELLFVVAAGVVAGVPAAVTYALLLILALHHYDLTARLEKRLDGPPLRRWSLGWDGRTLLLAAAAAGPTLLAPGLPATVTPVAVTTGVVAAFAGYLMLHFLVTAVVNHRPAAPDRAADHCPPGAVARIPAPRRRPAMPVGPAPSLHPAGRPAGTIAGDDR from the coding sequence TTGTCGCTTGACGATCACCTCCGGGAACAGCTTGCGGCGGTCGGTGCGGCCGAGGTGCGGACGGCGGAACCGGCCGGCGTCGCCGACCTCGTCGAGCGGGCCGGTGGGCCGGTCCTGCTGTGCGCCACCGACGTCGTCGCTCACACCGAGGTGATCCGGGTCCTCTCCGTGGCACCGGCCGAGACCACCCGGGCGCTGCTGCTGCCCGCCGCGGACGGCTCCGGCGGCGGTCAGGCCGCCGCCGTCAGCGCGCTGCGCGGCCGGATCATCGAAGTCACCACCGGCCCGGCCACCACCGGCCCTGCCGGCGCTGGCCGGCTTCCGCTCTTCGGCGGCGTACTGCGGGTCGGCGTCGGTGACCTGCCCGCGTTTGCCACGGCGGCCCGGGCCGCCGCCACCCGGCGCCTGCCCCCGGGCACCCACCCGCTGGACGCGATCCTCGCCGAGTTCGTCGCCGACGGCGCCGTCGTCGGTGCGTACCCGCTGCGGCACCTGGTGGCCCGGCGGGTGGCCGACCCGGTCGGTCTGTCCGACGCCGAGGCCCGGATCCGTGCCGTCGACCCCAACCGGGCCCGCCTGCGTCTCGTGGTGAAGGAACAGGACGACCTGTTCGCCACCTACTTCGTGAGCAGTTGGTCACCGATGGTCGCGAAGCTCGCGGCCCGGATCGGGCTGAGCCCGACCGGGGTCACCGCGATCTCGGTCGCGTTCGCCGCCGCCGCCGCGCTGTTGTTCGCCGTCGGTGACCGGCCGCTGCTGCTGCTCGGTGCGGTCCTGCTCTATCTCGGCTTCGTGCTCGACTGCGTCGACGGCCAACTGGCCCGCTACACCGGCCGGTTCAGCGCGTTCGGCGGTTGGCTGGACACCATCGCCGACCGGGGCAAGGAGTACCTGGTCTACGCGGGGCTCGGCGTCGGTGTACACCAGGCGGGACTGGCCGGCGGGTGGGCGGCCGACGGATGGGTGCTGGCCACCGCAGCGATCGTGTTGCAGACCGTCCGGCACATGACCGACGCCTGGTACGGGGCGCTGCACGATGAAGCCGCCCACCGGACGCCGAGCCGACCGGCCATCGGCGCGTCGGCGGGCGGGGTCGGCGGTCGGCTCAGCCAGGCCTCCGATCGGGTGCTCGCCGGGCCGCGCTCGCCGATCTACTGGGCGAAGCGGACCATCGTCTTCCCGATCGGCGAGCGGTGGGCACTGATCGCCGTCACCGTGGTGCTGTTCGGCCCGCTGGTCAGCCTGCGCGCCGTACTCGTCTGGGGGCTGCTCGCGGCCATCTGGACGGCGGGCCTGCGGACCCTGCGGGCCCGGTCGATGCGGGTCCCGGTACTGGCGGCGGTGGACACCGCGACCTACCGCGACGACGGTTTCCTGGCTGGTCGGATCGCCGGTCTGCTGACCGGTCGGTCCCCCGCCGGGCAGCTGCCCCTCGCGGTGACCGCCGCCGGGGCCGCCGCGACCCTGCTGGCCCTGACCGCGACCGGCGTGCTGTCCGGTGCCGGCGCCGTCCTCGTCGGCGCGGCGGCCCTGCTGGCGGCCGGCTCGGCCAGTGCGGCCCGGCCGGCCACCGGCGCGCTCGACTGGCTGGTGCCGGCGGCGCTTCGGGCCGCTGAGCTTCTCTTCGTCGTCGCGGCCGGCGTGGTCGCCGGCGTGCCGGCCGCGGTCACCTACGCACTGCTGCTGATCCTCGCCCTGCACCACTACGATCTGACCGCCCGGCTGGAGAAACGGCTCGACGGACCACCGCTGCGCCGGTGGAGCCTCGGCTGGGACGGCCGAACACTGCTGCTGGCCGCCGCCGCTGCCGGACCGACGCTGCTCGCCCCCGGGCTGCCCGCGACGGTCACCCCGGTCGCGGTGACCACCGGTGTGGTCGCCGCGTTCGCCGGCTACCTGATGCTGCACTTCCTCGTGACCGCGGTCGTCAACCACCGGCCGGCGGCGCCGGACCGAGCAGCGGATCATTGCCCGCCGGGCGCCGTCGCCCGGATCCCGGCACCCCGCCGGCGGCCGGCCATGCCGGTTGGTCCGGCTCCCTCCCTCCACCCCGCCGGCCGCCCCGCCGGCACGATCGCAGGTGATGACCGATGA
- a CDS encoding bifunctional glycosyltransferase family 2 protein/CDP-glycerol:glycerophosphate glycerophosphotransferase, producing MTLISIVVPVYKVQGYLRECLDSILGQSFTDVEVIAVDDCSPDTSGQILAEYAARDPRLTVLSLPANVGLGKARNAGLDAATGEYVWFLDSDDWLTDGALRAVANRLRDTTPDVLIVDHVRVFWNNYQAGSALRQAFPTSPGAEVFDVRTRPETLKVLHTAWNKVTRREFLVDLGLRFEAGWYEDVSFTFPLLVAAERITVLDRACVNYRQRRTGAITRTRSARHFEMFDHWGHTFDWLDARGSQADPVRPELFGLMISHYLMVLGHGGRLPRELHREFFARAHADYQRRLPAGGYPEPDGVEGLKRRLLAANRWRTFAALRVGQQARKKLPSVTRRFGRPVKRRLINLARAGRRTLLRGYYRLQLRLPMDESLALYAAYWYRGYSCNPAAIHAKAAQIAPQIKSVWVVRRDRAPSMPPGVPYVVAGTRGYYRALARSKWLINNVNFPDYVRKRPGSVHVQTHHGTPVKVMGLDQQRHPIGATSMNFSLLLRRVDRWDYSVSANHFSTQMWERAYPANFESLDTGYPRNDRLATATDVEVAAAREALGIAAGERVVLYLPTHREHQPGWRPDFDADAFAEVLGPDAWLLIRSHYFHDRQRTGRAPNAPASGRVRDVSAHPVVEDLYLAADVLITDYSSAMFDYAILDRPIVIYAPDAAAYAMARGVYFDITAEPPGAVATTFGHLLDVFRTGAVDDDAAAKARTQFRGRFCHLDDGHAAERVVRRALLGEPAQPAAR from the coding sequence ATGACGTTGATCAGTATCGTTGTGCCGGTGTACAAGGTGCAGGGTTACCTGCGGGAGTGCCTTGACTCCATCCTCGGGCAGTCGTTCACCGACGTCGAGGTGATCGCGGTCGACGACTGCTCGCCGGACACCTCCGGGCAGATCCTCGCCGAGTACGCCGCCCGCGACCCCCGGCTGACCGTGCTGTCGCTGCCGGCCAACGTCGGCCTGGGCAAGGCCCGAAACGCCGGCCTGGACGCGGCGACCGGCGAGTACGTCTGGTTTCTGGACAGCGACGACTGGCTGACCGACGGTGCGCTGCGGGCGGTCGCCAACCGGCTCCGCGACACCACCCCCGACGTGCTGATCGTCGACCACGTACGGGTCTTCTGGAACAACTACCAGGCGGGTAGCGCGCTCCGTCAGGCCTTCCCGACCTCGCCCGGCGCCGAGGTGTTCGACGTGCGGACCCGGCCGGAGACGCTCAAGGTCCTGCACACCGCCTGGAACAAGGTCACCCGCCGGGAGTTCCTGGTCGATCTCGGGCTGCGGTTCGAGGCCGGCTGGTACGAGGACGTGTCGTTCACCTTCCCGCTGCTGGTCGCGGCCGAGCGGATCACCGTGCTCGACCGGGCGTGCGTCAACTACCGGCAGCGTCGCACCGGGGCGATCACCCGGACCCGCAGCGCCCGGCACTTCGAGATGTTCGACCACTGGGGCCACACCTTCGACTGGTTGGACGCCCGCGGCTCGCAGGCCGATCCGGTCCGGCCCGAGCTGTTCGGTCTGATGATCTCCCACTACCTGATGGTGCTGGGACACGGCGGTCGGCTGCCCCGCGAGCTGCACCGGGAGTTCTTCGCCCGGGCACACGCCGACTACCAGCGGCGGCTGCCGGCCGGCGGCTACCCCGAGCCGGACGGTGTGGAAGGGCTGAAGCGGCGGCTGCTGGCCGCCAACCGGTGGCGTACCTTCGCCGCCTTGCGGGTCGGCCAGCAGGCCCGCAAGAAGCTGCCCTCGGTCACCCGACGGTTCGGTCGGCCGGTCAAGCGGCGGCTGATCAACCTGGCCCGGGCCGGCCGGCGGACGTTGCTGCGTGGCTACTACCGGCTGCAGCTGCGGCTGCCGATGGACGAGTCGCTGGCGCTGTACGCCGCGTACTGGTACCGGGGTTACAGCTGCAACCCGGCGGCGATCCACGCCAAGGCGGCGCAGATCGCCCCGCAGATCAAGAGTGTCTGGGTGGTCCGGCGGGACCGGGCCCCGAGCATGCCGCCCGGAGTGCCGTACGTCGTCGCCGGCACCCGGGGCTACTACCGGGCCCTGGCCCGGTCGAAGTGGCTGATCAACAACGTGAACTTTCCCGACTACGTGCGCAAGCGGCCCGGCTCCGTGCACGTGCAGACCCACCACGGCACGCCGGTCAAGGTGATGGGCCTGGACCAGCAGCGGCACCCGATCGGTGCCACCTCGATGAACTTCTCCCTGCTGCTGCGCCGGGTGGACCGGTGGGACTACAGCGTCAGTGCCAACCACTTCTCCACCCAGATGTGGGAGCGCGCCTACCCGGCCAACTTCGAATCGCTCGACACCGGCTATCCGCGCAACGACCGGCTGGCGACGGCCACCGACGTCGAGGTGGCCGCGGCCCGGGAGGCGCTCGGCATCGCTGCCGGCGAGCGGGTGGTGCTCTACCTGCCGACCCACCGCGAACACCAGCCCGGCTGGCGGCCCGACTTCGACGCCGACGCCTTCGCCGAGGTCCTCGGCCCGGACGCCTGGCTGCTGATCCGCAGCCACTACTTCCACGACCGGCAGCGGACCGGCCGGGCGCCCAACGCCCCGGCCAGCGGCCGGGTCCGGGACGTGTCGGCGCACCCGGTGGTCGAGGACCTGTACCTCGCCGCCGACGTGCTGATCACGGACTACTCGTCGGCGATGTTCGACTACGCGATCCTGGACCGACCGATCGTGATCTACGCGCCGGACGCCGCGGCGTACGCGATGGCGCGGGGCGTCTACTTCGACATCACCGCGGAACCCCCGGGAGCGGTCGCCACCACCTTCGGCCACCTGCTGGACGTGTTCCGTACCGGAGCGGTCGACGACGACGCCGCGGCCAAGGCCCGGACCCAGTTCCGGGGGCGGTTCTGCCACCTCGACGACGGGCACGCCGCCGAGCGGGTGGTCCGCCGCGCGTTGCTCGGCGAGCCGGCCCAGCCGGCTGCCCGCTGA